The Pedobacter ginsengisoli region TCAGTTATATCAGCCTCATCTTCCCTTAACTGAAGTATAGCGCTGCAGTTTGGTGGCACACTTATGTTCATGGCAAGTCCATCAGCTGTTCGCTTCCACGCCGTTTTAATTAAGCCTGCGGGCGATTCCATATTTGCTTTGGCCCATTCCATTTGAGTAGCAGTTAATAGCGGAGGGCGAACAATGAAACGCTGAAATCCGGGTGCCTGCGAATCACGTTTTATACCTGCCACTCCATCAATATACCATGCACCGGGATACAGGTATGAACTATGCAACAGTGAATGCCCTGGCAGATCCTTTTCCCACATTTCCCATATAGTGGTAGCACCATTAGCTTTCATGTAGCCCCAGCTTGGATAATCGGTTTTCGAAGTCATTGCATAAATAAGGTCATCTCGACCAGCATCTCTTAATACTTTAAAAAGCATTGCCCCTCCTGTAATTCCAACATTGATATGTCCTTTATGAACAACCAGAATTTCATTTTCCAGTCGTTTCATTATTACTGGTTTCAGGTTCTCAGGCATTACCTCACCTAATAGGGCAGCTGCCAGATTAGACATCGATTTATCAGAATAACTATGATCATCCGTATTGTAAAACTTGGCATGAATTGCCGCGCTAGATACTTCAGCCTGTTTTTCCCATTGTTTTGCTTCTTTATTTTTATGTAGCACACGGGCAATTTTAGCAGCCGTGCGCAGGTTAAATATCCTATAGCAATTATTTAAAAAAACCGTTTGTGGTTTATCGTTGTTCATCCCTTCAGCCGTAGCTCCCGGCCATAACCAGTCACCCAAAAAATCCCACGAACCACCAAAGCGAACCAGCATATCATCTTTAGTATTAAGATCTAGAAAAGAAAGCCATCCTTTAATCAGTTCAAAATTCTTATCCAGTATTCTGGTATCGCCTTCATGCTGATAAATAAACCATGGTAAAGAAACAGCTATGCCTCCCCATGCAGGGCCACCACCACCCATATAAGTAGGTGCTGTATGTGGCAAAACGCCATTATTCATAATACGGCCACTCATTATGCTTTTGCGGGCAAAGTTTTGGTCGTACATATTTCCCACAATAGATTCTGTTCCCTGCACATCTCTCCAATCTTCCATCCATTTGGTATAAAATGCGGCCATATGATAATTGAACATCCCTGTTTCGCAGGTTGCATGTGCATCGCCACCATACCCTAACCTTTCACGCTGAGGGCAGTCTACAATATACCCACCTATTGAAAGATTTTGAAAAGTCCATTTTATCCGGTCGTACATCCAGTTTTGCAACGGATCTGAACATTCAAAAGTAGTAGCCTCCTTATAATTGGTACGTATCAGCCAACCACGAATATCAGCCAATGAAGGCTTACTTTTTAAACCCTTAATAGTAATCCACCTGCCAGAGCTATAGTTAAACCTGTTATGAAACGTACCCTGTCCTGTTTTTCCAATAATGAAAGCACTATGATTACTAAAAGTTATATCATTCTGCTCTCTTTCCGAAAATAGAAATTTGATGGTATCACCCTGGTTGCCCTTCACCTTAATTTCAGTCCACCCGGCAAAATTAACCCCCATATCAACCCTGTATGAACCATCATTTCTTTCAACAATTCCAATTGGTTTTATTTCATCAAAAGCCCGGTTAGGCTCTATCTTTTGAGCAGAGAGGATTAGCTTAGGCTGATAAGATACCGCCTTATCCCATGTCGTTTCATCACAAGCTGTAGTGTTCCAGTTTAAAACCTCTTTATTTGCATCCCAAATCTCTCCACCCATTCTGTTTGAGTCCCATACGCCCAATAATTTATTAGGACTTTCATGTGTTTTCCAGGTTTCATCAGTAACAA contains the following coding sequences:
- a CDS encoding family 78 glycoside hydrolase catalytic domain, with product MRRTKNILILLLFLYLPWAVFASRIVDVSSSVVPGNARCEYLINPKGLDELQPRLSWTLRAADSSAFGQKQTGYRILVASTESGLKLNRGDVWDSGWVNSSEMQQISYKGKPLVSDKIYFWKVSVKDQKGKVSGWSKTAHWTTGLLKPTDWKAKWIGTDQIFDPAQQDCNISDPWLRKTFTLKAKPAKANIFVASVGFHEVYVNGKKIGNDVMAPSVTDHTKRARYVAYDIASELKAGKNVIAIWLGTSWSIFGPYIVKDRPNTPIVIAQASIYANKNSITLSKPELVIVTDETWKTHESPNKLLGVWDSNRMGGEIWDANKEVLNWNTTACDETTWDKAVSYQPKLILSAQKIEPNRAFDEIKPIGIVERNDGSYRVDMGVNFAGWTEIKVKGNQGDTIKFLFSEREQNDITFSNHSAFIIGKTGQGTFHNRFNYSSGRWITIKGLKSKPSLADIRGWLIRTNYKEATTFECSDPLQNWMYDRIKWTFQNLSIGGYIVDCPQRERLGYGGDAHATCETGMFNYHMAAFYTKWMEDWRDVQGTESIVGNMYDQNFARKSIMSGRIMNNGVLPHTAPTYMGGGGPAWGGIAVSLPWFIYQHEGDTRILDKNFELIKGWLSFLDLNTKDDMLVRFGGSWDFLGDWLWPGATAEGMNNDKPQTVFLNNCYRIFNLRTAAKIARVLHKNKEAKQWEKQAEVSSAAIHAKFYNTDDHSYSDKSMSNLAAALLGEVMPENLKPVIMKRLENEILVVHKGHINVGITGGAMLFKVLRDAGRDDLIYAMTSKTDYPSWGYMKANGATTIWEMWEKDLPGHSLLHSSYLYPGAWYIDGVAGIKRDSQAPGFQRFIVRPPLLTATQMEWAKANMESPAGLIKTAWKRTADGLAMNISVPPNCSAILQLREDEADITDKSKYIKDLGVKDGFRSFELASGNHVIKTKKI